Proteins from a genomic interval of Papaver somniferum cultivar HN1 chromosome 4, ASM357369v1, whole genome shotgun sequence:
- the LOC113274023 gene encoding transcription initiation factor TFIID subunit 13-like produces MSNSSIVPSASSKVKVGTATPSDTSFKRKRGMFQKDLQHMMYGFGDDPNPLPETVALLEDIAVEYVTDLVHKAQDVATKRGKLLTDDFLHLIRKDIPKRHRCQELLSMNEELKQARKAFEVDEEKLASTD; encoded by the exons ATGAGTAATTCATCAATTGTTCCTTCTGCTTCCTCGAAAGTGAAAGTTGGAACAGCAACTCCTTCTGATACTTCTTTCAAGCGGAAAAGAGGAATGTTCCAGAAAGATT TGCAACATATGATGTATGGATTTGGTGATGACCCAAAT CCGCTTCCAGAAACGGTCGCTCTTTTGGAGGACATTGCTGTTGAATACGTCACGGATTTGGTTCATAAAGCCCAAGATGTTGCAACAAAAAGAGGCAAGCTCTTGACTGACGACTTTCTACATCTGATTCGCAAG GATATACCAAAGCGCCACAGATGTCAAGAATTGTTGTCTATGAACGAGGAGCTAAAGCAAGCCAGGAAAGCTTTCGAGGTTGACGAAGAGAAGCTTGCATCAACAGATTAA